Proteins encoded within one genomic window of Pristis pectinata isolate sPriPec2 chromosome 39, sPriPec2.1.pri, whole genome shotgun sequence:
- the LOC127587210 gene encoding histone H4 yields MSGRGKGGKGLGKGGAKRHRKVLRDNIQGITKPAIRRLARRGGVKRISGLIYEETRGVLKVFLENVIRDAVTYTEHAKRKTVTAMDVVYALKRQGRTLYGFGG; encoded by the coding sequence ATGTCTGGCAGAGGGAAAGGAGGCAAAGGTCTGGGCAAAGGCGGGGCCAAGCGGCACCGTAAAGTGCTCCGTGATAACATCCAGGGCATCACCAAACCAGCCATCCGGCGCCTGGCTCGGCGTGGCGGCGTCAAGCGCATCTCAGGGCTGATCTACGAGGAGACTCGTGGGGTGCTGAAGGTTTTCCTGGAGAATGTGATCAGGGACGCGGTCACCTACACCGAGCACGCCAAGCGCAAGACGGTGACTgccatggatgtggtgtacgctCTGAAACGCCAGGGCCGCACTCTCTATGGCTTCGGCGGCTGA
- the LOC127587206 gene encoding late histone H2A.L3, with protein sequence MSGRGKGSGKARSKAKSRSSRAGLQFPVGRVHRLLRKGNYAERVGAGAPVYLAAVLEYLTAEILELAGNAARDNKKTRIIPRHLQLAVRNDEELNKLLGGVTIAQGGVLPNIQAVLLPKKTGGASK encoded by the coding sequence ATGTCTGGACGGGGAAAAGGCAGCGGCAAAGCTCGGTCGAAGGCCAAGTCTCGCTCGTCCCGGGCCGGACTGCAGTTCCCTGTGGGCCGTGTTCATAGGCTCCTGAGGAAGGGTAACTATGCTGAGCGAGTGGGTGCCGGAGCGCCGGTCTATCTGGCTGCTGTGCTCGAGTATCTGACGGCTGAAATCCTCGAGCTGGCTGGCAACGCGGCCCGGGACAACAAGAAGACCCGCATCATCCCCAGACATCTGCAGCTGGCCGTCCGCAACGACGAGGAGCTCAACAAGCTGCTGGGAGGGGTGACCATCGCTCAGGGCGGGGTGCTGCCCAATATCCAGGCCGTGCTGTTGCCCAAGAAAACCGGAGGCGCCAGCAAGTGA
- the LOC127587202 gene encoding histone H3 — protein MARTKQTARKSTGGKAPRKQLATKAARKSAPATGGVKKPHRYRPGTVALREIRRYQKSTELLIRKLPFQRLVREIAQDFKTDLRFQSSAVMALQEASEAYLVGLFEDTNLCAIHAKRVTIMPKDIQLARRIRGERA, from the coding sequence ATGGCCCGGACCAAGCAGACAGCGCGCAAATCAACCGGAGGGAAAGCTCCCCGCAAACAGCTGGCTACCAAAGCGGCGCGGAAGAGCGCTCCAGCCACGGGCGGAGTGAAGAAGCCCCATCGCTACAGGCCCGGCACCGTGGCTCTGAGGGAGATCCGGCGCTACCAGAAATCCACCGAGCTGCTCATCCGCAAACTGCCCTTCCAGCGCCTGGTGCGGGAGATCGCTCAAGACTTCAAGACAGACCTGCGCTTCCAGAGCTCGGCCGTCATGGCACTGCAGGAGGCCAGCGAGGCTTACCTGGTGGGGCTTTTTGAGGACACCAACCTGTGCGCCATCCACGCCAAGAGAGTCACTATCATGCCCAAAGACATCCAGCTGGCCCGCCGCATCCGCGGGGAGCGCGCCTGA
- the LOC127587211 gene encoding histone H4: MSGRGKGGKGLGKGGAKRHRKVLRDNIQGITKPAIRRLARRGGVKRISGLIYEETRGVLKVFLENVIRDAVTYTEHAKRKTVTAMDVVYALKRQGRTLYGFGG; the protein is encoded by the coding sequence ATGTCTGGCAGAGGGAAAGGAGGCAAAGGACTGGGCAAAGGCGGGGCCAAGCGGCACCGTAAAGTGCTCCGTGATAACATCCAGGGCATCACCAAACCAGCCATCCGGCGCCTGGCTCGGCGTGGCGGCGTCAAGCGCATCTCGGGGCTGATCTACGAAGAGACCCGCGGGGTGCTGAAGGTTTTCCTGGAGAATGTGATCAGGGACGCGGTCACCTACACCGAGCACGCCAAGCGCAAGACGGTGACTgccatggatgtggtgtacgctCTGAAACGCCAGGGCCGCACTCTCTATGGTTTCGGCGGCTGA
- the LOC127587201 gene encoding histone H1-like: MTETAAAEAAPPAAPAAQTKAPKKKKAPARNKAAGPKLGEQIDQIVAGCPDKKGMSGIAIKRALADRGVDVVKRRAQIKMSIKRKVETGSLLQTKGVGFSGSFKAGKEKSSVKLVKKAKKPAAKKPAAKKLVTKKPAAKKSVARKSGAKKSPTKTQGGKKPAAKKAAAQKPATKKAAPKKAKSPKKVAAPKAKVVKKLAKNKPKAAKPRKAAGKKK; this comes from the coding sequence ATGACCGAGACCGCAGCCGCCGAAGCGGCTCCTCCAGCCGCGCCCGCCGCCCAAACCAAGGCTCCCAAGAAGAAGAAGGCGCCCGCCCGGAACAAGGCAGCCGGTCCCAAGCTGGGCGAACAGATCGACCAGATTGTGGCGGGTTGTCCCGATAAGAAGGGAATGTCCGGGATCGCCATCAAGAGGGCTCTGGCTGACAGAGGGGTCGATGTGGTGAAGCGCCGCGCCCAGATCAAGATGAGCATCAAGAGGAAAGTGGAAACAGGCTCCCTGCTTCAGACCAAGGGCGTGGGCTTCTCCGGCTCCTTCAAGGCCGGTAAGGAGAAAAGTTCCGTGAAACTGGTGAAGAAAGCGAAGAAACCAGCCGCCAAGAAGCCAGCGGCCAAGAAACTGGTGACCAAGAAGCCTGCGGCTAAGAAATCTGTCGCCAGAAAATCTGGGGCCAAGAAATCTCCCACCAAGACACAAGGGGGCAAGAAACCAGCGGCTAAAAAAGCGGCGGCTCAGAAACCAGCGACCAAGAAGGCGGCGCCGAAGAAGGCCAAGAGCCCCAAGAAGGTCGCAGCCCCAAAGGCGAAGGTGGTGAAGAAATTGGCAAAAAACAAACCAAAGGCAGCGAAACCCAGGAAGGCAGCGGGCAAAAAGAAGTGA